Genomic segment of Candidatus Binatus sp.:
CCACGCGATCGCGGCGTCGGGTAGCGCGATCAACGCGCAAACGCCAGTGGATCCCATACCGCGAGATTCCGGGCGACTCGCAACATATTCGATAATCCTGGTATTTGCTTCCTCGAGCGCTCCCGCGAGCAATGCCGGCGCCTCGCCTTCCTTTGCGCTACTGCTCAGCCGGCTTTCAACATAGTCGCGGATCGTTTTTACGGCAATTGCCGACGCCATTTCACCGGCCTCTGCGCCGCCCATCCCGTCCGCGACGACGTAGAGGTAGCTCGCGTCCGGCTCGATCATCGATTCGCGCGAATACTCGACCGCCAGCACCGAATCTTCATTGTGCTCGCGCACTCGCCCGACGTCGGTCATCGCAGCGGCGCGCAGCCGAATCGGGCCGCCGGCCTGGATCAACTCGGCCTTGAATTCGTCGATATTCGCGAAACGGTCGGCGGGACTGAATGCAATCGCGCGGCGGACCGCCTGCTCGAGGCGCGGCGCCACGACGTGCGGCGGATAGAATCGCACCGGGCCGCCCTCTTCGCGCCAGCTCTCGCTCGGGATTCGCTCGCCCGTCAGCCACGTGTAGATCAGCGCGCCCGCCGAAAACACGTCGGCCCGCTTGTCGGCCTTCTTGCCGCGATAAATCTCAGGCGCGGTGTAGCCGTCGTTGAAGATCGGCTCGCTTTGCAACTCGTTGTCGTTGGTCACATAGTCGAGTCCCGTGAGCATCGGGCGTCCGTTGCCGCCGAGCGCGACCGATTCGGGGCAGATGTCATTCACGCGGAGGCCGCGGCGATGCATAAATCCGATCGCCTGGCATAGCTGCACGCCGTATGCGATCGCGTCGGCCTCGCTGAGCGGGGGTGCGCCTTTCACCGACGCTCGAATCGGCTTCAATTGCTGATCAGGATAAACCAGGTAGGCGCGATCGCCTTCGACGAATCCGTCGGACGCGCGCAGATACGCCGGATGCGTGATCGTCTGTGACAGGGCGAGCACGCGGCCGAAGACCTCGCCGAGATCATCCGATCCTTGCGGCGGCGGCTCCTCGTGTTGCGCTTCGACTGCGGTCTCGGCAGGAATTTCGGCCGTGGCCGCCGCTACATTCGCGCCATTGGAACTGGCGGAAGCTCCGTCGGCGCTTTGAGACTCCGGCTCATCGGCATTCTGGAAGTCGGCGGCGCTGGCGGACTCGGTGGCGACGATCGTCGGATGTTCCGGCGCTGCATTCGGCTCTTCGAGGATCTCAACCGCCTGATGGGACTCTGATTCCTGCGGCGCGGCCGTCTCGGCAATCGGAGCAACGTCCGCAATGGTCGCGGATGGCGTCGCCGATCCATTCGGCTGCGGCGCCAGCGGCCTGAGTTCGGCGGTCTTGGCGCGCGGGCCGTTCGGATCTTCTGGAGCGGGCGGCGGCGGAGCAAGCGTCGCCTCAGGCTGCGGATTCTCGGCTTCGGCCTCCGCCGGTTCGGGTCCGAACCGCTCTCGCAACACGATCGTCTCGACCGCGCCGCCGAGCTCGCGCCTTGCGCGGTAGCGATTCTCGATCGAAGTCTGTCCGGTCAGCTCGACGATCTCGATTCCCGCCTTCAACCTCGCACCCGCGAGCATCGGCGCGGGACGCGTCCGCGGTGGCGGCGCGCTCGATGCGCCCGCAAGGCCCTGTCCGCAACGATCGCAAAATTTGGCGTCGTCCGGCGCCGCTTGCCCGCATTCAGGACAGGTGATCATGCCCCGCTACCCTCGTCGAAATTGCAGTATAGCACTACCGAACACCACCTGATCGCGATCGTTCAATTTGTACAGTTGGTCGCGTCCCAGCCGGCCGCGCCCGGCGATATAAGTGCCGTTCAGGCTGCCAAGATCGCGGATGAAAAAATCGGCGCCGCGCTGAACTATCTCGGCGTGGCGGCGCGACACGCGCTCCGCTCCGCGTGCAAGCCGCTTCAGATCGATATCGAGCTCGTCCGACGGCTGTTGCGACCGCCCGATAACCGCTCGCGTGCCGAAAATGCCAAATTCCACGTCTTCGCCGCGCGCGATCAATCTGGCGGCCGCTTTTGCCGCGACCGCGCCATTGGCGGCGGCCTTCACTGGTACTACGCCCGGCGATTTCGCCGGTTGCGGCGACGGCGCGCGCACGGGATTCGACTGCGAACTCCGCGGCCCGCTCGAAGCTCGCGGCGCAGGTCGCGACGCGCCGCTCGAGGGCGTCGCCGGGTGCGGCTTCAAGTCCTGGGTCTTGGCGGTGGGAGACGTCGCCGGCGCCGAATTCTGATTCGTCAGCGAGCTTAGTCCCCGCTCAATCAAACTCCGCGCGCGCTCTGTCAGTTCGAGCGCACGCCTGAGCGGCGGTATCGCGGCTTTCGCCGCACTCCCAGGTTCCACGGATGGTACTGCGATCGGCTCGCTCAGCACGATCGTCGGCGCATTCGAGGCCGGTGACGCAGGACGCGGACGCCACGGCGCTGGCGATTGAATCGGCGCGGATCGCGGCCGCGGAGCGGGCGTCGGCGCTCGCGACGGCGGCGAGTAGCTTTGCGGCGCAGGCGCATTCCTTTTCAGATCGGCGGTCGGCGACGTGCTGATCGCCGACGGTGTGTACGACGCCGCCGTGCTCGAACCGGAAGTGATATTTTCGCGCGGCGGCTCAGGCAGCGCCCGCAGCATCGCCTTGGCCGACGCCGGCCGCTTGGTCACGTCCTTCTCGAGCGCGTTCATCACCACTTCGGCCGTCTGATGCGATATTTCCGGCGCGAGGCTCCGAAGCAGCGGAAAACTGAACGGCGGCTCGAGCTGGGGATCGCGTCCGGTCATCAGATGATGCATCGTGGCGGCGAGCGAATAGAGATCCGAGCGCGGCTCGACCTTGCCCATGTATTGCTCGGGCGGCGCGTAGCCGATCGATCCGATCTGGGTGCCGCGTCCGCCGGGCGGCAGGAAGCGCGCGATACCGAAGTCGATCAGCATCGCGCGGCCGCTCTTGTCGATCATGATATTGCCGGGCTTGAGATCGCGATAAATGATCGGCGGCTTCTGCCCATGCAGAAATTCGAGCACGTCGAGCATCTGGCGCGCCCAGCGCAGCACCTTCTCTTCCGAGAGCTTGCCGTGCGGCCCGAGCTTGTCGAGCAGCGCTTGCAAGTCGCCGCCCGCGACGAATTCCATCACCAGGTAATGGCGTCCGTTCTCGGCGAAGTGATCGATCAGAGTCGGAATCCCCTGATGCGACAGGCGCGCGAGCACGTTCGCCTCGCGCGTGAAATCCTCGATCGCTTTCTTTTCCTGAATTCCGTCGCCGAGGATCATCTCCTTGACGGCGACCGGCCGATTCGCTAACCGCGTGTCGTTCCCCAGATAAACGCGGCCCATGCCGCCCGCGCCGAGCACCTTCCTGACGCGATAACGACCGTCAAGCATGTGGCCCTCGGTGAGTTGCTCACCTGGATTCATCGCGCTTGGCTATGCCTCTCGAAATGCGCCGCGCGGCGGCATCGGCCGCCGCTTCGCGGTCGAGGGCGGCGGTCAGGAGATCGATTCGACAACCAGCTTTAAAAATGTTTTTCCGATGATGACTTCGTCGCCCGACTTGATCTCGACCGGGATACCCGGCGTGAGCCGCGGCTGGCGATTCACATAGGTGCCATTCAAGCTGCCGGTATCCTCGATCGTGATCTTGCCACCCTCGATAATCAGCATCGCGTGTTTGCGCGAAATCTTGGCCTCGGGGTCGTCGGCGTCGAGATCGACCTCGGGAAACGATCCGGTCTCTGGATCCCAGCGGCCCACCAGGTTCTTGCCGTCTTCGAGCGGGAACTCCTGGCCCTTGCGAGGTGAACCGCGAACTATCGCGAGTTTCGCCTTGAACGGCGCTCCGCCTGCCGCGGCCGTCGTGGCCGGCGCCGGTGCTGCTTCCGGCTTGATCTCGCCGGTCGGCGCCTCGGATGGCGCAGCTTCCGATTTGATCTCAGCGGCCTCGGCTTCGGCCGCTGGAGCTTCTGCGGCTGGCGCAGGCGCGGTCGGCGCTGCCTCGGCGGGTGCCGCCGGCGCGAGACTCTCTGCGGGCGCCGGCGCCGCGGCTGTCGTACCTGAGCCGGCCGCCGCGTTAAGCTTCGCGCCGCATCCGTCGCAGTAGTCAAGACCGTCCATGTTTTCGTAGCCGCATTCGCCGCATTTGATCATTTTCTAAGTCCTCGCAGGTCGGCGCGGAGCGTAATTGCTCCGGCCTTATTCAGGTACAAAACTATTCCGACTTCTGAAAATCTTTTAAAGCTTCCGGATCGAGCATCTGGGTTTTTCTGACCACCGCCTGCGCCTGCAGCAAGGTCGTCTTGGCGGCCCTGGTCTGCAGCGTCTGCGTCTTCTTGATTTGATCCATCAGGCCCGCCAGCGCCTGGGTCGCTTTCACGTTGCCCATCCGCTGCGTGCCTTGCAGTGCGTTGCCGAGCAGCCGCGTCGCGCGATCGATATTGCCCGCCTTCAGTTCCTCTTCAGCTTTCGATTGCAGCTTGGCGATTGACACTTGGTCAACGAGGTTCATCACGCGGCCATTGCGCTTGCTCGTCAGCGTGCGATCGAGCGTGTAATCGACGGCGAGATCGCAGTTGGCGGTCGCCTCGCCGGCGCCTGGAACTTCGTAATGAAAACTGCTTTGCAGAATTCGCACCATGCCGGGCTTGCGCGGCGGCAGCACCAGCGTCAGCAACACCGATCCCGGCACGCCCGCCTGCAGGTCGCCGATCTCGTAGCTGATCTTTCGATCCTCGCCGACCAGCGGCGATCCCAGCACGTAAATTTCCGGCGACGCGCGAAATGCCTCGCGCACCTGCACGCCTTGCGACAGCGTCACGTCGATTCGGCCGTTGCGGAGCGTGACCGCGCGGAGCCCCTGCAACTCGTCTTCGAAGATTCCCGGAATCTCGGCCGGATCGCCGATAAAGTGATACTTGCCGTTGGAATCCTGCGCGAGACGCTGCAGCAATTTCTCGTTGAACTCGACGCCGACGCCCATCGTCGAAAATGAAATCTGATCGCGATTCTTTTCGACCAGGTCGAGGCATGCGGTCTCTTCGTAGGTTTGTCCGTCGGTCAGCACCAGCACGCGATTCAAACGATCCGAGCTGAGATTTTTTTTCACCTCATCGATCGCCGCGCGCATCCCGAGCGCCATCTGCGTGCCGCCGCCAATTTCGAGCAGATCGATATCATCGATCGCGCGATGCACCGCGCCTTTGTCGCGCGCCGCCTCGGGCGTGATCATAACTTTCGCCTTGTCGGCAAACGCTACGATCGACACCTTGTCGTCGGCGTTCAGATGGTCGGCGAGAAACTTCACCGCGTCGACCACGAACTCGAGCCGCCGCTCGTCGTACATCGAGCCCGAGCGATCGATCACGACGCCGAGGTTCAGCGGAACTCGCGCGCCGCCTGCGCCGCCCCCGCCGCGGGCAACTGCTTCGAGCAACACGTAGAGGACAAAATTTTCGGCGCTCGACAGCACATGTTCGCTGCTCGCTAGCGCGTCGAAGCTAAGTGGCTCCGCCATTTGGTGAATCTCCCAACGCCAATTGTAGGTTCAAGCTTCAGGGCTTGGCAACTGACTGACCGCATAGAATACGAAATGCGCGAGCCTTGATCCATTCCTTTTTCGGACCCGCGCTCTTCAATCATACGAACCGATCGGCCCTTCGTCGCGCTGGATGCCCTCGTTAAAAGAGCGTAAGAGATAGGCGCTATGGAACTCAGAGCCAAATGCGCGATCGCCGGGCTGGGACAAACCCGGATGGGCAAGAACTTCGATCATCCCGGGCCGGTGGGCTTTGCGGCCGAGGCCGTTAATCTTGCTCTCGAGGACGCGGGCCTCAAGCGCACTGACCTCGACGGCCTGCTGGTCAACCCCGGACTGACCTGGGGCGACAACGCGATGGCGTCGTTCTCCCTCCAACAGGCGATGGGTCTCTCCAACCTTCGGCTGACTGCGACGATGAATCTCGGCGGCGCGACCGCAGCCGCGATGATCATGCATGCAGCGCAATCGATCGCAGCCGGGATGGCCGAGGTCGTCGCCGGCGTGTTCTCCGATGCGCCGCTGCGTCCGCCCGCGCCCGACAAAGCCCAGGGTGCTGGATCCGCGGCGGCTTACGGCTTCGCGCGCGGCGTCAATGCGGCCTACGGACTCTTCGGCGTCAATGCGCACTACGCCTTCGTCGCGCAGCGTCATATGCATCTCTACGGCACGACCAATGACCATCTGGGCGCGATCGCGGTTGCCGAGCGTCAGTGGGCGAATCTCAATCCCGACGCGCAGTTTTGTGACACGCCGATGTCGATGGCGGATTACCACGCCTCGCGATGGGTGGTCGAGCCGTTTCATCTGTACGATTGCTGCCTCGTGTCGAACGGCGGTCTCGCCGTGATCGTGACGTCGGCGGAGCGCGCCAAGGATCTGAAGCGGCCGCCGGTGTACGTGCTCGGGATGGGACAAGGGCATCCAGGCGGAGATCCGATGGAGACTTTGGTGTCGGGCGCGCCGATCGCCAAGAAAACCGCGTTCAAAATGGCGAACATCTCGCTGAACGACGTGGATTTTTGTGAACTTTACGACTGCTATACTTTCACCGTGCTCGTCACGCTCGAGGATTACGGCTACTGCAAGAAGGGCGAAGGCGGCGCGTTCGTCGCCGATGGCAAAATCGGTCCCAACGGCACGCTGCCAGTGAATACCGGCGGCGGCCAGCTAAGCTCGTTCTATATGTGGGGGATGACGCCGGTCAGCGAGGCGATCGTGCAAATCCGCGGCGATGGCGGCAGGCGGCAGGTGCCGAAGCATGAGGTGGGGCTGGTATCGGGCAATGGGGGAATCCTCTCGACTCATTCGACGCTGGTCCTCGGCTCTCACGCCTGAATATCAAACGCGCCGGCCAAACCCACGTTGGACGCTCCTTCCGCGAACAGACTCGAAACCATGCCTGAAAAAAGCAAACCAGTTCCCAAGCCGATTCCCTCGATCACGCCGGACATGGTGGAGTTCTTCGCGGGTGCGCGCGAAGGGCGCCTGATGATCCAGAAGTGCGGCGGATGCGGCGCGCTTAGATTCCCGGCCTACGAAATCTGCTCGAAGTGCAATTCCACCAAGGCGAAGTGGGTGCAGGTCAGCGGCCGCGGCACCGTCTATAGCTTCAACATCATGCATCAGCTTTATCATCCGGGGTTTGCGACCGAGGTGCCGTATGCGGTCGTCGTGGTGGAACTCGAAGAGGGATGCAAGTTCGTATCGAATCTGCTCGGTATCAAGCCGCACGAAATCAAGTGCGGGATGCCGGTCGAGGCGGTGTTCGAAAAGCTGAGCGAAACCGTATCGATACCGAAATTTCGGCCTCGCGCCTCAAGTTGAGCGGTCGCGGCGGATGATGGGGTGGGTGGCGAAAGCTGCCTCCAGGCGTGATTTCAATGAAAAATGCTTTGTTTTCCTTGCTTTTTTCAAAAGAAAGGCGCCTCGCCCTGTGGGCAACTGATTGAAATCTGGTTCCCTCGGCGCCTCGAACCGAAGTAACTTCCCCTCTTAACTAAGAGTATAATCGTCAGTAGGCAAACCTAACAATGTTTCCGCTAGACAAAAAATATTTCCAGCGCTTGCTGGAGAGTGCCCCCGACATCATTATCGCCGTCGACAAGGAAGGCATGATCACTTTCTACAACGACGGCGCTCGCACCAACCTCGGTTACAGCTCCGACGAAATCATCGGGCAGAACTGCACGCTCATCTATCCGTCGCTCGAGGAAGCGCGGCGCGTGATGAAAGCGATGCGGGCCGGCGACAACGTCCGCATCTCGAGCTTCGAGACGGTTTTCCGCAACAAGGCCGGCGAGATGATCCCGGTGACGATCTCCGGCTCGCTGATCCATGATGACGACGGCAACGAGATCGGCTCGATCGGCTTCGCGCGTGATATCCGCCGCATGCGTCACGCGCAACAACTCGCGACGGCCGGTGAAATCGCGGTCAGCCTGGCGCACGAAATCAACAATCCGCTCGAATCGATCATCAACAACCTCGACCTGCTGTCGCGATGCCTCGAAGGGCGCCTCAGCGAAGCCGAAAAGGTCGTCGAGAACGAACGGCTCGATTCGATTCGCAATTCGATCGACCGCGTGCAGGCAATCGTCCGCCGCCTCGACGAGATGACACGCAAGGGCGAGTACGAAACGCGCGATTATCTCGCCGGCAAGCGGATGGCCGACCTGGCGCCGCGCGAGACCGCCAAGGAAAGGACTCACGAAGCCCCGCACTCGCCCGAGAGCTATCCGCTCGAAGGGATGTCTGTGATCGTGCTCGACGACGATATCGCGGTGGTGAATTCGCTCGCGGAAATTCTGCGCGCCGAGCGATGTATCGTGAATTGCGCGACGCGGCCGTCGGCCGCATTCGGCATCCTGCGCAACGTCAAGGTGGACGCGGTGATTTCGGACGTCGTGATGCCTGAGATGGACGGCTACGACTTCTATCTCAAGGTCAAGGAAGAGATGCCGAATCTGCCGGTGATCCTGATGACGGCGTATTACTACGACAAGGATCACATCCTTAAGCGATCGCGCTTGCGGGGACTCGAGGGCGCGCTGTTCAAGAAGCCGGTGAATCCGGCGAAGCTGCGCCAGATGCTGATGCAACTGCGGCAGAAGTCGAACCAGGCGAAGGCCGACGCGCGCGTCGCCGCGGCGGTGGCCAAAGCCGCCGCCCAGCAGTAAAGCGCGGGCGCAAATCACTCGGAATCAAATTTCGATCTCCTCCCGCCGCAGCGGCCGAGTAGTGGCAATCGATGTGAGCATCGCGGCGCCCAAGGCATACAACGCTGCCGCCAACGACGCGCTCATCATTCGGAGATCATTCAGTTTGCTGGTTTTGCCAGGGAAAATCCGAATCGCGAAAACCAAAAAGAGGGTCGCCGCATATGCACACACTACAAAACAACCCTGCCTGAGCCAGATCGGAGAGCCGGCGAACTGAAGGCGGGCTCCCGCCCTTGCTACGCGGGAGTTAAACCGGCGTTCGAACCACGAAAATTGCGCCAAAAGGTTTTCGTGCGCAAGCGCGGCTACCATCAGGATCGGGAACGCACTGCGCAGCGTTCTCAGAATGACCTTGGCGCCGGTGCGCAAGCGTGCGACATTGTGGGGTCGTCGGTCATTTCGAACGAAGTGGTTAATCCCGGATCCGGCATCCTTCGACTCCGGCCAGCCTGCCCCGTTCGACTTCGCTCAGGGCTTCGGCTCCGATGACGGAAGGCTGCGGAGGCGGCGAACGTCGCCGACGCGAGTGGTGACGCCGGCGTGATCGAAGTAGTCGAGCAGCGCGATCGAAAATTTGCGCGAAGCGCCGAGTAGATCGCGGAATGAGGCGGCGGTGATCTCGGGATGCGTCTTCAGATGCTCGAGCAGCTTCGCGCGTGCGGACTCGGCGGCGGCGCGGCTGAAATAAAGATCGGTGGCGACCTTGATCACGCGGCCTTCGCGTTCCATCGCGGTGAGCACGGTGCGGAGCCGAGGAAGATCGCTCGGGGTGAGCTTCAGGATCTCGGCGATCTGCTTCAGTTCGGGCGGCTGAAATTCCGCCTTCGATAGCAGTTCCTCGAGATGCGCGCCGAGCTTGCCGGCGTCGCCGCCGAGTTGCACGCGGTGGCTCTTCAGGCGGAGCACGCTCTCCTCGCGGACGATGTCGGTTTCGCGGCTCAGACGATCGATCAGCGGCCGAAAGGCGCGCGACGCGATTTCATACGGCAATCGCGTGCGCAGCGACTCCATGTCGAGCCCCGGCGACAGCGGCTCGCCCTGATGATGCGTTG
This window contains:
- a CDS encoding Stp1/IreP family PP2C-type Ser/Thr phosphatase gives rise to the protein MITCPECGQAAPDDAKFCDRCGQGLAGASSAPPPRTRPAPMLAGARLKAGIEIVELTGQTSIENRYRARRELGGAVETIVLRERFGPEPAEAEAENPQPEATLAPPPPAPEDPNGPRAKTAELRPLAPQPNGSATPSATIADVAPIAETAAPQESESHQAVEILEEPNAAPEHPTIVATESASAADFQNADEPESQSADGASASSNGANVAAATAEIPAETAVEAQHEEPPPQGSDDLGEVFGRVLALSQTITHPAYLRASDGFVEGDRAYLVYPDQQLKPIRASVKGAPPLSEADAIAYGVQLCQAIGFMHRRGLRVNDICPESVALGGNGRPMLTGLDYVTNDNELQSEPIFNDGYTAPEIYRGKKADKRADVFSAGALIYTWLTGERIPSESWREEGGPVRFYPPHVVAPRLEQAVRRAIAFSPADRFANIDEFKAELIQAGGPIRLRAAAMTDVGRVREHNEDSVLAVEYSRESMIEPDASYLYVVADGMGGAEAGEMASAIAVKTIRDYVESRLSSSAKEGEAPALLAGALEEANTRIIEYVASRPESRGMGSTGVCALIALPDAAIAWVGDSRAYVMDGPALRQVTRDHSLVQRLVEIGQITADEARTHEHKNVITRSLGARQSGPAGAESLSLKLKRGDKLMLCSDGLTAHVEDHQIQEILARHRDPFDAARELIVAANTGGGTDNITVVVVFAG
- a CDS encoding protein kinase, producing MNPGEQLTEGHMLDGRYRVRKVLGAGGMGRVYLGNDTRLANRPVAVKEMILGDGIQEKKAIEDFTREANVLARLSHQGIPTLIDHFAENGRHYLVMEFVAGGDLQALLDKLGPHGKLSEEKVLRWARQMLDVLEFLHGQKPPIIYRDLKPGNIMIDKSGRAMLIDFGIARFLPPGGRGTQIGSIGYAPPEQYMGKVEPRSDLYSLAATMHHLMTGRDPQLEPPFSFPLLRSLAPEISHQTAEVVMNALEKDVTKRPASAKAMLRALPEPPRENITSGSSTAASYTPSAISTSPTADLKRNAPAPQSYSPPSRAPTPAPRPRSAPIQSPAPWRPRPASPASNAPTIVLSEPIAVPSVEPGSAAKAAIPPLRRALELTERARSLIERGLSSLTNQNSAPATSPTAKTQDLKPHPATPSSGASRPAPRASSGPRSSQSNPVRAPSPQPAKSPGVVPVKAAANGAVAAKAAARLIARGEDVEFGIFGTRAVIGRSQQPSDELDIDLKRLARGAERVSRRHAEIVQRGADFFIRDLGSLNGTYIAGRGRLGRDQLYKLNDRDQVVFGSAILQFRRG
- a CDS encoding FHA domain-containing protein; the encoded protein is MIKCGECGYENMDGLDYCDGCGAKLNAAAGSGTTAAAPAPAESLAPAAPAEAAPTAPAPAAEAPAAEAEAAEIKSEAAPSEAPTGEIKPEAAPAPATTAAAGGAPFKAKLAIVRGSPRKGQEFPLEDGKNLVGRWDPETGSFPEVDLDADDPEAKISRKHAMLIIEGGKITIEDTGSLNGTYVNRQPRLTPGIPVEIKSGDEVIIGKTFLKLVVESIS
- a CDS encoding VWA domain-containing protein, which codes for MAEPLSFDALASSEHVLSSAENFVLYVLLEAVARGGGGAGGARVPLNLGVVIDRSGSMYDERRLEFVVDAVKFLADHLNADDKVSIVAFADKAKVMITPEAARDKGAVHRAIDDIDLLEIGGGTQMALGMRAAIDEVKKNLSSDRLNRVLVLTDGQTYEETACLDLVEKNRDQISFSTMGVGVEFNEKLLQRLAQDSNGKYHFIGDPAEIPGIFEDELQGLRAVTLRNGRIDVTLSQGVQVREAFRASPEIYVLGSPLVGEDRKISYEIGDLQAGVPGSVLLTLVLPPRKPGMVRILQSSFHYEVPGAGEATANCDLAVDYTLDRTLTSKRNGRVMNLVDQVSIAKLQSKAEEELKAGNIDRATRLLGNALQGTQRMGNVKATQALAGLMDQIKKTQTLQTRAAKTTLLQAQAVVRKTQMLDPEALKDFQKSE
- a CDS encoding thiolase family protein, with protein sequence MELRAKCAIAGLGQTRMGKNFDHPGPVGFAAEAVNLALEDAGLKRTDLDGLLVNPGLTWGDNAMASFSLQQAMGLSNLRLTATMNLGGATAAAMIMHAAQSIAAGMAEVVAGVFSDAPLRPPAPDKAQGAGSAAAYGFARGVNAAYGLFGVNAHYAFVAQRHMHLYGTTNDHLGAIAVAERQWANLNPDAQFCDTPMSMADYHASRWVVEPFHLYDCCLVSNGGLAVIVTSAERAKDLKRPPVYVLGMGQGHPGGDPMETLVSGAPIAKKTAFKMANISLNDVDFCELYDCYTFTVLVTLEDYGYCKKGEGGAFVADGKIGPNGTLPVNTGGGQLSSFYMWGMTPVSEAIVQIRGDGGRRQVPKHEVGLVSGNGGILSTHSTLVLGSHA
- a CDS encoding Zn-ribbon domain-containing OB-fold protein, whose product is MPEKSKPVPKPIPSITPDMVEFFAGAREGRLMIQKCGGCGALRFPAYEICSKCNSTKAKWVQVSGRGTVYSFNIMHQLYHPGFATEVPYAVVVVELEEGCKFVSNLLGIKPHEIKCGMPVEAVFEKLSETVSIPKFRPRASS
- a CDS encoding hybrid sensor histidine kinase/response regulator — translated: MFPLDKKYFQRLLESAPDIIIAVDKEGMITFYNDGARTNLGYSSDEIIGQNCTLIYPSLEEARRVMKAMRAGDNVRISSFETVFRNKAGEMIPVTISGSLIHDDDGNEIGSIGFARDIRRMRHAQQLATAGEIAVSLAHEINNPLESIINNLDLLSRCLEGRLSEAEKVVENERLDSIRNSIDRVQAIVRRLDEMTRKGEYETRDYLAGKRMADLAPRETAKERTHEAPHSPESYPLEGMSVIVLDDDIAVVNSLAEILRAERCIVNCATRPSAAFGILRNVKVDAVISDVVMPEMDGYDFYLKVKEEMPNLPVILMTAYYYDKDHILKRSRLRGLEGALFKKPVNPAKLRQMLMQLRQKSNQAKADARVAAAVAKAAAQQ